The DNA region CGCCGAACACACGATTCTCAAAGATCATTTGATGGAATATGGGGGCTGTGAGAGAGCGTGTAGCCaccttctttggcttcaaaTTAATCTTGCCCTTCAAATTAGGCTCAAAAAGCAAAATATTTCCTTTGCTCTCCTTGATTTCGATGATGTCAGGCGACTCTACTCCGGCCTTTCTCTCGATCACCAGGAATGACAGCTCGGACCCGAACGATCCGCCGACACTGAGGCCATAGGGCTTGATGACGTCGGGAGATCTCAAATATCATATCACAAGAGTTACTCAAGGAGGCGGGTAGTCACGGATGTGGGATTTATGAATAAAATGATCGATTACAAAATAAATACGACAACCCTAAGAAATCATAGGTTGTGGGTGATGAGATCGTCGTCGGATGTGCGTATTCTGCTTAGGTATTCCTTGATCGGAGCATCATGTAACTTAGACACCAGGAGTAGTGAAGCCAGGGAGGTTCGGCCAATCGCCCAGATGAGCTGGATCGCCACCAATTCTCACCCAGATGGCATGCGAGGGAGTTGGTCCGTCAAGGACGAACATCTGATACCAGGAGGGGGGACTGATGAAGGCGTTAGGCGGCGCCTCGACAGTGCAAGTGGTTCCAGTGCAGGAAAAGGATGGGAACATGGTGCGCTGGCCCATTGTGATACCGTGGGTAGAGCcgatcgaggccaagagcgaCACACGCATGTTGGCAGCACCCTCAGTCAGTGGTGAGGTGAGAGTAAAGGTGTAGCTCTGACCATAAGCCCAGTCGCGATCCTCGATAGTGAACTCAGGCTGGGTAGCGCCAGACAGAAGATAATCAGGCACGAAGTACTCAAGGCGATACTCCTGAGGATGCTTGCCCTCGTCCTGAGGATCGGAGCCCGAAATAAGCACCTTGCCATCACTGAGGAGAACGCCTTCGGAGTGGTACATGCGGgcgatggtggtgttggccAAAACTGTCATGCGCTGACCAAGGGGCTGCTCGGGATCGTACATAACAGCGTTGAGGTTGGAGTCGTCAGCCAGTCCGAACCCACCGCGGCCTACCTTGGCTCCATTGACAATGAGGTAACGACCGTCGGGGAGGGCGATCATAGTAGGCATGACACGCTTTGAGGGCTGTCATCAGAGTTAGCATGTGCATAACAGAATGTGTAAGGGTCATCTTGTCTTACCATTCGCTCGATAGTCCACTCGGCACCAGGGGTATCTGGCTCGATGATGACACAGTTGTCAAGGGCCTCGTTTCCAGGTTCAGCAGTAGTGCCACCACAGACAAGAACCTCTAGAGGGTCAGTGTAGGGTGCCTTCTGGGGCATGAGCATCATGGTTCCCTGCAGGGGGTAGTTGCGACCAGTCAGAGGATTGTCGACAGCGCCAGGCATATCAGGCAGCTGGCGGATGGTTTGGAAGTCTGTCTGGGAGATAATGCGTGACTCGTTGAACTGTGCAAAGAACATGTCGCCCGAGGGTAGAATGGCCAAGTGCGGGTACGAGTTGGTACGTCCAATGTTCTCAGCGCGCTCGAGATAGTCGAGGTAGGTCGACTCAGTGACACCTTCAGGATGGGGCAGCACCTCACAAGACGGTACAATTGGGGCATCAGAGCCAGACTCACCACCCATGGCGAGCAGAGAACCGTTGGAAAGAACAATAGCAGTGGGGTACCAGCGGGGATCAAAGAGGCGCAACAGCGAGTAATCCTCCTCCCAGTCATTGGTGCCATTATCAACTCCTTGCGGCGAGTCGGGTGTGAAGAAGCGGATACCATAGACAGACTCGGCTGACCAACCACCAATGTTGATCATCCGACCGGCCTTGTCAGGTAAGGTAAATGAGGCCGAACAGAAGACGTCAGTCTTGAGAGCGAGCTCACGGTAGGTGTTGGTCGTGTAGTCAAACTCGAAGGAGCCCTCGGTGTTGTCCCATGATGTGCCGTGCTTCTCGACAAAGACgaccttgtcgttgatgCCAACGGAGCTGATCAAAGGCACGATGGGCGCAGTCGAGAAGAAGTCGTACTCTCCCGCGGCAAACCCAGATGCATAATGGAACGTGTTGAGTGAACTTCCAGTCCACTCATAGTAGCTGATGTGGTTGCCAGCACCGCACGTATAGTTGCGATCACCAGGGCAAGGCATGCTGCAGAATCCGTCGTCCTTCCAGACATCGCCCCTGGCCTCGACGGCACCGAGATCACCACAGACGCACTGACGACCGTACTCGACACCAGCGGCCGAGTAGCCGAACCTCTGGCAACGCTCGAGGCAGAAGTCAATGGTCATTTCGCTGTTGTCATAGTTGGGCGCATCCTCCCAGAGCCACTCAAGGATGTAGGGGTTGGCATTGTCAAAGACGCAGCCCTTGTACTCCCAGTCGCCAGGCAgatcctcgtccttggccacAGGAATCGGCCAGATGGGAAAGTCACCATCTGAGTAGAGGGAAAGACGATTGCCAGCACCGCACATCTGACTACTGTCACCTGCGCAGGGCATGTTGCACTCTGACTCAGCTGTCTTGGAGGCGGCGTTGTTCAGCGCATTGCCACAGAAGCACTCCTCAGAGTACTCTAGGCCGGCAACCTTGAAGCCGTTGGCGATGCACGTAGCAATGCACCTCTGGGGAGTCATGGAAGACGATGGGCTACCTGGAGCACCAGTCATGGCACGTCCAGGGGGGTCAATGTAGCAGCCCTGATAAGCCCAGCCGTCAGGCAGGCCAGTGGCACTGGGAAGAGAGGACTCCGTCTCGGATATGGTGACGCTGGACTCGGTCCCAGTCTCGGTCTCAGTCTCAGTCTCAGTCTCAGTCTCAGACACAGTGAGGCTAGACTCCGTCTGAGAGCTCGAGAGAGTAGCAGATGACGTCACAGTGGCAGAGGAGCTGGCAAAGACAGTTAACCTGTCGCCGGCACCACAGGGCTGACTGCTGTCGCCAGAGCACGGCATGCTACAGTCAGCCTCGGCAGCCTGGTTGGTGGGCCTAGTATTACCACAGACTATAGAGCACCATGGTCAGTCATCAAGATCTCCCATATCTCGGTTGATGGTTCTCACTCACAGCATTCAGCCGTATACTCCATACCGGCGTAAGCGAAACCGGCATCAGAGCAGAAGGCGACGCAGCTCTCAGCAGTGAGGCCGGTGGTGTCATAGTGGACAGCGCCGTTGAGAACGCGCTGGGCAACGCTGTCAACGAAGCATCCGATATAGTTCCAACCTTCCTGGGGGTTTGTTGGGGGGGTCAGATCCCTACGAAGGATGACACTGGCCGAAGTCAAGTGAAGGAACGCTGCACCAAGTGCAACAAAACGAAACGCGGTCATAATGAGTGAAAGCCGCAGGGTATTATGAGGGAATGTCAGAATTTAAACGAATGTGATGGGATAAGAAAAGGTGTTTGTGTTGTTCTCGTGAGTGAAAGAGCGATGTCTTCATCATATATCCATGGATTCGATGTGTCTAGCTGGTGGTGGCTTTCTAGGCATCGTGCCATATAATTTCCCTAGGGTAGCTTTCTATCCATTTTGGTCCCTTCTTGCCGCCCATTTTCCAATAATTAGTTCAAGTCGGTTCAGCTCGTAAAGCTCTTACACACTTCGGttatcaaggaggagaccaAAGTCCTGCCTCGGCTCCTATCATGCAGTTGTACGGGCGCCTCAACGCAGGAGAGTCGAGTCAGGCTGCGCAGCTGGCGTGTGACGGGGGTTACCATTCGTCGTCCTCTAAGCATGCCCTGTGATTGCCACGGCGCTGTCCCTGGATAACGCGCTGTGCACCCTGTTAGATGATGGCGCTCAGATCTTGTTCACGGTCCCTCCCTGCTGGTGCATAATGGTCCCAATCTGGCAAAAGtgtgaggatgaggaagagttCAGTCTGATAAGTGCATCAAGGGGCGTCAGCCACGGTTCTTGTGTTGACTATCGCGGCCGCAATCTGTACTGGTCAGGACAGGGATCTCAGGGGCTCATAGTAGGAGGCCATGTTTGTATCTAGATTCGGACGAAGATGCATGAATTGGCTGCAGCTTCACATGGGCGTATCAACACAACATGAACCCCTGCTCGTTGTGTTTCAAGGCGTGTGCATAGCGAATGGGCACTTTCGGTTGGTGGGTCATTGCGAATCGCCAATGCAACAttgaagaaaagagaaaagaacCAACAAAAGTTCTGCTGCACAGGActgaggagggaggggttGGCGCTCAGCTGCCCACCTTGCAAAAACATTGTTTGTCAAGCCAATCTTGGCGCCTAGAGCGCGGCGGCGAATTACCCATCAGCTGTGCATGGTTGGCGGGGAACCAGTTGACGCAGCCTCGGTTATTAGATAAGAGAAAGGCAGCGTTGAAGACAGGCTTGTGATGTGGCTAGAGATCTTTGATGAGCCAAGATCGGTTACTCTTCAGCTCTGATATGACTTGCCAGCGTAGGTAGAAAGAGGCAGAAAGGGGAGAAAAATGTCTCATCTACGCTGAAGAATGCATTTGACGCGAGATTTCAGATAAAGTCAAGTACCGAAGCTACCAAAAGACCTAAAGCCGCAGACTGATTTCAATACAGGGATTAAAATCCCCTGGCTGCTCGCCAAGCGTAGCGCCACATGACGGCATCTGAGCCGAGAGCCCCAACCGTGATATCCCTACCGAGATTTGatctctccttcttggcatctcCCCGGTGTGCCTGATAACGACGTTCCGCAGTTCCAAGACGGCCTGAAAACCTTGGCAGGCCATGCATGCCCAGCACAAACAGCGGGACTAGCATTGGCCTTGCTGCCACATTTTGACCGATCTTACAATCATGCcgcgctcctccttgggaCCCCAACTTGGAAGCCATGTCTCGTTGGCCTTCCAAAAGTCCCGCATGGGGGTCTCACTGCGGTCGGCCCACGGCTTTCCGCCAACAGCGTCGCTAAAATAAACATTAGAGTTAGCCAAGGCGCTGTGCAGATCGAGGCTAGGAGATAACGGCTCGTATTGCAGGGATCGAGAGTGGCTGGAGACAAGGAGGGTGTGCCAGAGGGTGCCCAGGATCTCGGGAGGGGCTTGGAAGTAGGTGTGGTGGCCACTGAAAAGGGGGAATTTGACTCACGGAAACCAGCCATTGGTGCCACCGACTGCCACGTTCAGGATGAGAAAGAAAGACTGGTCAAAGGGCGTATTAGGACGACCCGTGCTGCCCCAGGGATCTACAGGGACCGAGCCGTTGACGGACTCTCCGGCAAATTCGCCGTAGGTCCACaggttcttgttcttggtgaagtcgaagaagatgacttgCTGCAGATGGGGTTAGCGGGTCGTCTGGACATTGAGCGTAGCTGCTAGGGCTGGATGGAATGGATCCAATGCAACAACTTACCCGAAGACGACCGTCGAGCCAGGTGAAGAGGTACTTCTCACTCCACTCGAGTCCATAGGTGTGGAAGTCGTCAGTGTAGCGGACTCGTTTGCCCCCCCACTCACCGTAGCTCCTCCGCCAGCGATCATTCTCAGTAGCAGTGCCCCAGTGAAGTGCCGACGACACGAGGTTATCACCCATGGAATACTTGCGAGCGTCATTGCCGCGGCTCTCGGCGATATCAATCTCACCCGACTTTGGCCACTCACCGTAGACGCTGTCCTGGGGCATCATCCAGATTGCCGGCCACAACCAGTCTCCACGAGGCATACGTGCCGTCACCTCGACACGACCATAGCGGAtcgtcttcttgcccttggtgttgagtcGTGCTGACCGCACTGGGTTGATGATCTGGCCCTTGGTGCTGTTGCTGACGGCGGCGCATGGCCAACGGGTCTCCCATTCATCGTCGGTGGCTTTTTCATCAGATGTGCACTTGCCGTCGGAGCGTCCATCGGTCGTCAGGTTGACAGTGTGGCCGTGGACCAGCTGATCATAAGTAATTTCGGTGCTCTCAAGCGTCAAGGTGGGTACGATGTGCAGGCCCTCGGCGTCGACATACGAATTGGCCTTGTCGGTGGTGGTCCAGTCAAAGGTTCCAGTACTGCGCCATTGTTAGTGATACGTACGAGGGATAAGTTCGAGCACATACCCAAATCCGCCCATCTGGACCTCATGATTCCagttgtcgaggttctcaAAGTGATCATCCATGATCAAGCAATACTACCCTCAGTCAGACCTGGAATACCTCGAGGATTTGGGTGGCACTTACTTCATAATTGGGGACGCCCCGAGTTTCCTTCCAGCAAAGGAATCCTCCAATGCCTAAGAGGGATGTTGTCAATGATCTGGCCGAGCGGATACTGCTGATCGTGCCAACTTACCAAGTCCGATAAAAATACATGTGTAAAAGATGATGCTGTCCCAGTTGActtccttcttggacttttcGAGCCATGGCTTCTCGAATTCGCCCTTGAGCCGACTGCTCTTGAAGCGTCTGCGAGGGCCAGCGACTGGACGACATTAGCTGCAAGCTAGTGCTTGACGACGTGGGCTCGCCTACCTTCATATGTAGAAGCATTCCGAGTGTGTGGTGACCGTCGGGACGTTAAGGACTCTGCAATAGGTGTTGCGGCAACAGGAGTTGAGAATGGGTTCTCGGGCGGCTCATCACCCGGGGTTCCGAAGGGGTTAACCCGCCGGGAGCACGATCCCTCGGCGGGAGAAGTGACAGTCGTCGAGCCTTCCATAGCAAGAGTGGAGCTTCCAGTGTACGTAGGCTCGGCTTGTCCAACACCAGAGAGCAAAGGGTGAAGACGTTCGACTTTGTCTAAGGGAGTTCTAATGATATGAAGCAGGACGAAGTGACCTCTGAGAGGGCTTCCCTTCTTGTTGACTCTTCCTCACGCACATGCTTCGAGGCGAGCTCGAGTTCCCCAACGC from Fusarium keratoplasticum isolate Fu6.1 chromosome 12, whole genome shotgun sequence includes:
- a CDS encoding GH16 domain-containing protein, producing the protein MEGSTTVTSPAEGSCSRRVNPFGTPGDEPPENPFSTPVAATPIAESLTSRRSPHTRNASTYEVAGPRRRFKSSRLKGEFEKPWLEKSKKEVNWDSIIFYTCIFIGLGIGGFLCWKETRGVPNYEYCLIMDDHFENLDNWNHEVQMGGFGTGTFDWTTTDKANSYVDAEGLHIVPTLTLESTEITYDQLVHGHTVNLTTDGRSDGKCTSDEKATDDEWETRWPCAAVSNSTKGQIINPVRSARLNTKGKKTIRYGRVEVTARMPRGDWLWPAIWMMPQDSVYGEWPKSGEIDIAESRGNDARKYSMGDNLVSSALHWGTATENDRWRRSYGEWGGKRVRYTDDFHTYGLEWSEKYLFTWLDGRLRQVIFFDFTKNKNLWTYGEFAGESVNGSVPVDPWGSTGRPNTPFDQSFFLILNVAVGGTNGWFPDAVGGKPWADRSETPMRDFWKANETWLPSWGPKEERGMIVRSVKMWQQGQC